Proteins from a genomic interval of Acanthopagrus latus isolate v.2019 chromosome 7, fAcaLat1.1, whole genome shotgun sequence:
- the si:dkey-70p6.1 gene encoding uncharacterized protein si:dkey-70p6.1 isoform X2, which produces MASMQDGLNFTAPPYGKVLLLGAIAAASAFVVTILIVVLCVGCQRKGKTHNVPGEGGKHRLMDMGILRQSKLRSISKSDTEMNKMNCNGKSRQLPQIPSGTGEDGEHTYSEVGRRSSTTRTDDALYAMVGRAGQTDTPAPPAVPANTPAPPDPDGDVEGGLPEPEAQVMSPPHQPETAEYACVRKLRKADKAPQKRDSGTDMGEPPAPPPRHAPPSHPAPPPPHPHSTKLPRRNVDAFNVPSFPKAIASHLPDQPGQHHRVEEVMFMGNGEQYIWKPPEDEEMLMHQNKVLGPLGAHTVENIQPSAAVVAEMYSKVCKPGKKKRAVPGSPPANPGFRTLGRGDRDRDRDGGFSVVVKPQTWALQEGKAVGGPLDDHCYESIGTEECDLAYENLEGGGAWKRERPPNTCATLRPRRKKAQQPLQQQQPPPPPPTQQNPKLQHLPAKALLLPGENLYESIGDLKQGSATSSTTTIFTFNDGMEMYVTGL; this is translated from the exons ATGGCCTCCATGCAGGACGGGCTGAACTTCACGGCTCCTCCCTACGGCAAGGTCCTGCTGCTGGGCGCTATCGCTGCTGCCTCAGCCTTTGTTGTCACGATCCTCATCGTGGTGCTCTGCGTGGGCTGCCAGAG GAAGGGGAAGACACACAATGTTCCCGGCGAGGGTGGAAAACACCGTCTCATGGACATG gGTATACTCAGGCAGTCGAAGCTGCGGTCCATCAGCAAATCAGACACTGAGATGAACAAGATGAACTGCAATGGCAAAA GCAGGCAGCTTCCCCAGATCCCCTCTGGGACTGGAGAGGACGGAGAGCACACTTACTCAGAAGTGGGCCGACGCTCCTCCACCACACGTACTGACGATGCCCTCTACGCCATGGTAGGCAGGGCCGGGCAGACGGACACGCCGGCCCCTCCGGCAGTCCCTGCCAACACCCCGGCTCCTCCTGACCCAGACGGGGACGTGGAAGGAGGGCTGCCCGAACCCGAGGCCCAGGTCATGTCTCCACCTCACCAACCAGAGACGGCCGAGTACGCCTGCGTCCGGAAGCTGAGGAAGGCAGACAAGGCGCCCCAAAAGAGGGACAGCGGGACGGATATGGGGGAGCCGCCGGCGCCGCCTCCAAGACACGCCCCGCCGTCGCATCCcgcccctcctccaccacaccCTCACAGCACGAAGTTGCCCCGCAGAAACGTGGATGCCTTCAATGTCCCGTCATTCCCAAAG GCAATAGCTTCACATCTTCCTGATCAGCCTGGACAGCATCATCGTGTAGAG gaagtgatgtttATGGGCAACGGAGAGCAGTACATCTGGAAGCCTCCAGAGGACGAGGAGATGCTCATGCACCAAAATAAAGTCCTGGGACCGCTGGGTGCTCACACAGTGGAGAATATACAAccgtctgctgctgtg GTGGCTGAGATGTACTCAAAGGTGTGTAAACCAGGAAAGAAGAAGCGAGCTGTGCCGGGGTCTCCCCCAGCCAATCCGGGCTTCCGGACCTTGGGTCGTGGTGACCGGGACCGAGACCGGGACGGGGGGTTTAGTGTAGTGGTCAAACCCCAGACGTGGGCCCTTCAGGAAGGCAAAGCGGTCGGAGGGCCCCTTGACGACCACTGCTACGAGTCCATCGGGACGGAGGAGTGCGATCTGGCCTACGAGAACCTGGAAGGTGGAGGTGCCTGGAAGCGGGAGAGGCCCCCCAACACTTGTGCCACCCTGCGGCCGAGGAGGAAGAAAGCCCAGCAGcccttgcagcagcagcagccgcctcCGCCGCCGCCTACGCAGCAGAACCCCAAGTTACAGCACCTGCCTGCCAAAGCCCTGCTGCTGCCGGGGGAGAACCTGTACGAGAGCATCGGCGACCTGAAGCAGGGCTCCGCCacctccagcaccaccacaaTCTTCACTTTCAACGATGGCATGGAGATGTATGTAACAGGGCTCTGA
- the si:dkey-70p6.1 gene encoding uncharacterized protein si:dkey-70p6.1 isoform X1, which produces MASMQDGLNFTAPPYGKVLLLGAIAAASAFVVTILIVVLCVGCQRKGKTHNVPGEGGKHRLMDMGILRQSKLRSISKSDTEMNKMNCNGKSRQLPQIPSGTGEDGEHTYSEVGRRSSTTRTDDALYAMVGRAGQTDTPAPPAVPANTPAPPDPDGDVEGGLPEPEAQVMSPPHQPETAEYACVRKLRKADKAPQKRDSGTDMGEPPAPPPRHAPPSHPAPPPPHPHSTKLPRRNVDAFNVPSFPKAIASHLPDQPGQHHRVEVNRIQFFGQTEVMTGGERKLTEVMFMGNGEQYIWKPPEDEEMLMHQNKVLGPLGAHTVENIQPSAAVVAEMYSKVCKPGKKKRAVPGSPPANPGFRTLGRGDRDRDRDGGFSVVVKPQTWALQEGKAVGGPLDDHCYESIGTEECDLAYENLEGGGAWKRERPPNTCATLRPRRKKAQQPLQQQQPPPPPPTQQNPKLQHLPAKALLLPGENLYESIGDLKQGSATSSTTTIFTFNDGMEMYVTGL; this is translated from the exons ATGGCCTCCATGCAGGACGGGCTGAACTTCACGGCTCCTCCCTACGGCAAGGTCCTGCTGCTGGGCGCTATCGCTGCTGCCTCAGCCTTTGTTGTCACGATCCTCATCGTGGTGCTCTGCGTGGGCTGCCAGAG GAAGGGGAAGACACACAATGTTCCCGGCGAGGGTGGAAAACACCGTCTCATGGACATG gGTATACTCAGGCAGTCGAAGCTGCGGTCCATCAGCAAATCAGACACTGAGATGAACAAGATGAACTGCAATGGCAAAA GCAGGCAGCTTCCCCAGATCCCCTCTGGGACTGGAGAGGACGGAGAGCACACTTACTCAGAAGTGGGCCGACGCTCCTCCACCACACGTACTGACGATGCCCTCTACGCCATGGTAGGCAGGGCCGGGCAGACGGACACGCCGGCCCCTCCGGCAGTCCCTGCCAACACCCCGGCTCCTCCTGACCCAGACGGGGACGTGGAAGGAGGGCTGCCCGAACCCGAGGCCCAGGTCATGTCTCCACCTCACCAACCAGAGACGGCCGAGTACGCCTGCGTCCGGAAGCTGAGGAAGGCAGACAAGGCGCCCCAAAAGAGGGACAGCGGGACGGATATGGGGGAGCCGCCGGCGCCGCCTCCAAGACACGCCCCGCCGTCGCATCCcgcccctcctccaccacaccCTCACAGCACGAAGTTGCCCCGCAGAAACGTGGATGCCTTCAATGTCCCGTCATTCCCAAAG GCAATAGCTTCACATCTTCCTGATCAGCCTGGACAGCATCATCGTGTAGAGGTGAACAGGATTCAGTTTTTTGGGCAGACGGAAGTGATGactggaggggagagaaagtTAACA gaagtgatgtttATGGGCAACGGAGAGCAGTACATCTGGAAGCCTCCAGAGGACGAGGAGATGCTCATGCACCAAAATAAAGTCCTGGGACCGCTGGGTGCTCACACAGTGGAGAATATACAAccgtctgctgctgtg GTGGCTGAGATGTACTCAAAGGTGTGTAAACCAGGAAAGAAGAAGCGAGCTGTGCCGGGGTCTCCCCCAGCCAATCCGGGCTTCCGGACCTTGGGTCGTGGTGACCGGGACCGAGACCGGGACGGGGGGTTTAGTGTAGTGGTCAAACCCCAGACGTGGGCCCTTCAGGAAGGCAAAGCGGTCGGAGGGCCCCTTGACGACCACTGCTACGAGTCCATCGGGACGGAGGAGTGCGATCTGGCCTACGAGAACCTGGAAGGTGGAGGTGCCTGGAAGCGGGAGAGGCCCCCCAACACTTGTGCCACCCTGCGGCCGAGGAGGAAGAAAGCCCAGCAGcccttgcagcagcagcagccgcctcCGCCGCCGCCTACGCAGCAGAACCCCAAGTTACAGCACCTGCCTGCCAAAGCCCTGCTGCTGCCGGGGGAGAACCTGTACGAGAGCATCGGCGACCTGAAGCAGGGCTCCGCCacctccagcaccaccacaaTCTTCACTTTCAACGATGGCATGGAGATGTATGTAACAGGGCTCTGA
- the si:dkey-70p6.1 gene encoding uncharacterized protein si:dkey-70p6.1 isoform X3, with product MASMQDGLNFTAPPYGKVLLLGAIAAASAFVVTILIVVLCVGCQRKGKTHNVPGEGGKHRLMDMGILRQSKLRSISKSDTEMNKMNCNGKSRQLPQIPSGTGEDGEHTYSEVGRRSSTTRTDDALYAMVGRAGQTDTPAPPAVPANTPAPPDPDGDVEGGLPEPEAQVMSPPHQPETAEYACVRKLRKADKAPQKRDSGTDMGEPPAPPPRHAPPSHPAPPPPHPHSTKLPRRNVDAFNVPSFPKEVMFMGNGEQYIWKPPEDEEMLMHQNKVLGPLGAHTVENIQPSAAVVAEMYSKVCKPGKKKRAVPGSPPANPGFRTLGRGDRDRDRDGGFSVVVKPQTWALQEGKAVGGPLDDHCYESIGTEECDLAYENLEGGGAWKRERPPNTCATLRPRRKKAQQPLQQQQPPPPPPTQQNPKLQHLPAKALLLPGENLYESIGDLKQGSATSSTTTIFTFNDGMEMYVTGL from the exons ATGGCCTCCATGCAGGACGGGCTGAACTTCACGGCTCCTCCCTACGGCAAGGTCCTGCTGCTGGGCGCTATCGCTGCTGCCTCAGCCTTTGTTGTCACGATCCTCATCGTGGTGCTCTGCGTGGGCTGCCAGAG GAAGGGGAAGACACACAATGTTCCCGGCGAGGGTGGAAAACACCGTCTCATGGACATG gGTATACTCAGGCAGTCGAAGCTGCGGTCCATCAGCAAATCAGACACTGAGATGAACAAGATGAACTGCAATGGCAAAA GCAGGCAGCTTCCCCAGATCCCCTCTGGGACTGGAGAGGACGGAGAGCACACTTACTCAGAAGTGGGCCGACGCTCCTCCACCACACGTACTGACGATGCCCTCTACGCCATGGTAGGCAGGGCCGGGCAGACGGACACGCCGGCCCCTCCGGCAGTCCCTGCCAACACCCCGGCTCCTCCTGACCCAGACGGGGACGTGGAAGGAGGGCTGCCCGAACCCGAGGCCCAGGTCATGTCTCCACCTCACCAACCAGAGACGGCCGAGTACGCCTGCGTCCGGAAGCTGAGGAAGGCAGACAAGGCGCCCCAAAAGAGGGACAGCGGGACGGATATGGGGGAGCCGCCGGCGCCGCCTCCAAGACACGCCCCGCCGTCGCATCCcgcccctcctccaccacaccCTCACAGCACGAAGTTGCCCCGCAGAAACGTGGATGCCTTCAATGTCCCGTCATTCCCAAAG gaagtgatgtttATGGGCAACGGAGAGCAGTACATCTGGAAGCCTCCAGAGGACGAGGAGATGCTCATGCACCAAAATAAAGTCCTGGGACCGCTGGGTGCTCACACAGTGGAGAATATACAAccgtctgctgctgtg GTGGCTGAGATGTACTCAAAGGTGTGTAAACCAGGAAAGAAGAAGCGAGCTGTGCCGGGGTCTCCCCCAGCCAATCCGGGCTTCCGGACCTTGGGTCGTGGTGACCGGGACCGAGACCGGGACGGGGGGTTTAGTGTAGTGGTCAAACCCCAGACGTGGGCCCTTCAGGAAGGCAAAGCGGTCGGAGGGCCCCTTGACGACCACTGCTACGAGTCCATCGGGACGGAGGAGTGCGATCTGGCCTACGAGAACCTGGAAGGTGGAGGTGCCTGGAAGCGGGAGAGGCCCCCCAACACTTGTGCCACCCTGCGGCCGAGGAGGAAGAAAGCCCAGCAGcccttgcagcagcagcagccgcctcCGCCGCCGCCTACGCAGCAGAACCCCAAGTTACAGCACCTGCCTGCCAAAGCCCTGCTGCTGCCGGGGGAGAACCTGTACGAGAGCATCGGCGACCTGAAGCAGGGCTCCGCCacctccagcaccaccacaaTCTTCACTTTCAACGATGGCATGGAGATGTATGTAACAGGGCTCTGA